A genomic segment from Lignipirellula cremea encodes:
- a CDS encoding TIGR03067 domain-containing protein: MRMRIGCLLAILAFGMGCNQPNMETTDETPPSSSTTAAATTTASTPTASTPTASTPTASTPTASTPTATTPTATTPAAAESDLEKIQGVWKIESVGMEGAPQEVIDQIESGMMRMSGAKITWFAVVNGKEQVLQESSFTLDSRSSPKSITMTENKLPAGEKAPDVPGIYELEGDQLKLCLPTADVKSGDLDDPASKPEISMGERPKTFMAKGCGNMVLRRVKS, translated from the coding sequence ATGCGAATGCGAATCGGATGTTTGCTGGCGATCCTGGCGTTCGGGATGGGTTGTAATCAACCCAACATGGAAACTACCGATGAAACGCCTCCGTCTTCAAGCACGACGGCTGCAGCGACGACGACTGCTTCGACGCCGACTGCTTCGACGCCGACTGCTTCGACGCCGACTGCTTCGACGCCGACTGCTTCGACGCCCACTGCTACGACGCCCACTGCAACAACGCCCGCTGCCGCGGAGAGCGACCTGGAAAAAATTCAGGGCGTGTGGAAGATCGAATCCGTCGGGATGGAGGGTGCTCCGCAAGAGGTGATCGACCAGATCGAAAGCGGCATGATGCGCATGAGCGGCGCCAAAATCACGTGGTTCGCAGTCGTCAACGGCAAGGAGCAGGTCCTCCAGGAGTCGAGCTTTACCCTGGATTCAAGAAGCAGCCCCAAATCGATAACGATGACGGAAAATAAATTGCCCGCGGGCGAGAAAGCCCCCGATGTGCCCGGAATTTATGAACTGGAAGGCGACCAGCTCAAACTGTGCCTCCCGACGGCGGATGTCAAAAGCGGGGACCTCGACGACCCCGCCAGCAAACCCGAAATCTCCATGGGAGAACGTCCGAAGACCTTCATGGCCAAAGGCTGCGGCAACATGGTGCTGCGACGCGTGAAGTCCTAG